From a single Photobacterium gaetbulicola Gung47 genomic region:
- a CDS encoding trans-2-enoyl-CoA reductase (COG3007), translated as MIIKPRIRGFICTTTHPVGCEENVKEQIAYTKAQGPIANAPKRVLVVGSSSGYGLSSRIAAAFGGGAATIGVFFEKPGTEKKPGTAGWYNSAAFDKFAKEEGLYSKSLNGDAFSHEAKQKVIDLIKEDLGQVDMVVYSLASPVRKMPDTGEVVRSTLKPMGETYTATAVDTNKDVLIEASIEPATEQEVADTVTVMGGQDWELWINALSEAGVLADGCKTVAYSYIGTEITWPIYWHGALGQAKMDLDRAATELNEKLVATGGSANVAVLKSVVTQASSAIPVMPLYIAMVFKKMREEGVHEGCMEQIHRMFTQRLFKEDGSAPEVDSKNRLRLDDWELREDIQKHCRDLWPNVTNENLFEVADYQQYKDEFLKLFGFGIESVDYDADVNPAVEFDVQDI; from the coding sequence ATGATCATCAAACCTAGAATTCGTGGATTTATTTGTACTACGACTCACCCTGTGGGTTGTGAGGAAAACGTCAAAGAGCAGATTGCATACACTAAGGCACAGGGTCCTATTGCCAATGCCCCTAAGCGTGTACTGGTTGTTGGTTCATCAAGCGGTTACGGTCTGTCTTCGCGTATTGCCGCTGCATTTGGTGGCGGTGCTGCAACTATTGGTGTGTTCTTCGAAAAGCCGGGTACTGAAAAGAAACCGGGTACAGCAGGCTGGTACAACTCTGCCGCATTCGACAAGTTTGCCAAAGAAGAAGGCCTATACTCCAAGAGCTTGAATGGTGATGCTTTCTCTCACGAAGCAAAACAGAAAGTGATTGACCTGATCAAAGAAGATCTGGGTCAGGTAGACATGGTGGTGTACTCGCTGGCCTCTCCAGTGCGTAAAATGCCAGATACAGGCGAAGTGGTTCGCTCGACGCTTAAGCCAATGGGCGAAACCTACACCGCAACCGCAGTTGATACCAACAAAGACGTATTGATTGAGGCAAGCATTGAGCCGGCTACTGAGCAAGAAGTGGCTGATACTGTTACCGTTATGGGTGGACAGGATTGGGAACTGTGGATCAATGCGCTGTCTGAGGCTGGTGTGCTGGCTGATGGCTGCAAGACCGTTGCTTACAGCTACATCGGTACCGAGATCACTTGGCCAATCTACTGGCACGGTGCTCTGGGCCAGGCGAAAATGGACCTTGACCGCGCAGCTACTGAGCTGAACGAGAAACTGGTTGCGACGGGTGGCTCGGCCAACGTTGCCGTACTGAAGAGTGTGGTTACTCAGGCGAGCTCGGCCATTCCGGTTATGCCTCTATACATCGCCATGGTGTTCAAGAAGATGCGTGAGGAAGGGGTTCACGAAGGGTGTATGGAGCAAATCCACCGCATGTTCACCCAGCGCCTGTTCAAAGAGGACGGCAGTGCACCTGAGGTAGACAGCAAAAACCGTCTGCGTCTTGATGACTGGGAACTACGTGAAGATATCCAGAAGCACTGTCGTGATCTATGGCCGAACGTAACCAACGAGAACCTGTTTGAAGTGGCTGACTACCAGCAGTACAAAGATGAGTTCTTGAAACTGTTTGGTTTTGGTATCGAATCGGTGGACTACGACGCAGATGTGAACCCAGCTGTTGAGTTTGATGTTCAAGATATCTAA
- a CDS encoding sensor protein PhoQ (COG0642), which yields MKRIIQPRLRRRVLVTSVAIIVLITSALAGVINQLYSQSYMAAYSSELVAQMPMVVAQLNRAGLIKDVDKWIDSVDPSDTDYMSVVCDKTDHTIWLSEEAKEANIGNICSELPDSIPVPTLVETQEGENYIAYNMSQEREGGSVYQLVVLRSGDSYVSSLNQLHKRTTFYLGLFVLIAIAFLIAAFHWSFQPLRKMASQLDQMTDSKRDKLDDDFPMELQDVTLALNRLIEISNAQKGRYRHAMDDLAHSLKTRLAATNALLDDKDIPRFELNQRVMEQISQMDELVQYQLKRAMMGQQGLQKDKTELKPLTDSFSRLLSKVYTEKNVSLRCFFNDKLTLPVNRSDLMELLGNLLENAYRFCITEVRVTVKEKPDRFIIVIEDDGPGVPEEMREAIFQRGVRADQLNPGQGIGLSVCHEIVMSYKGTIHVESASIEGAAFVIELPKH from the coding sequence ATGAAGAGAATTATCCAACCGCGGCTGCGCCGCCGAGTTCTTGTCACCTCCGTCGCGATCATTGTTCTGATCACCTCAGCACTGGCTGGGGTGATTAACCAGCTTTATAGCCAAAGCTATATGGCCGCGTACTCTTCCGAACTAGTCGCCCAAATGCCGATGGTCGTTGCCCAGCTCAACCGTGCCGGCCTGATCAAAGATGTCGACAAATGGATAGACTCGGTCGACCCGTCTGATACTGACTACATGTCGGTGGTCTGTGACAAAACCGACCACACTATTTGGCTTTCCGAAGAAGCCAAGGAAGCCAATATTGGCAATATATGTAGCGAGCTCCCCGACAGTATCCCTGTGCCTACCCTTGTTGAAACCCAGGAGGGTGAGAATTATATCGCCTATAACATGAGCCAGGAACGGGAAGGAGGAAGTGTCTACCAGTTGGTGGTACTCCGTTCCGGTGATTCCTATGTGTCCTCGCTCAATCAGCTGCACAAACGGACCACTTTCTATCTCGGTCTGTTTGTCCTTATCGCAATTGCATTCTTGATTGCCGCATTCCACTGGAGTTTCCAGCCACTGCGCAAGATGGCATCGCAGTTGGATCAGATGACCGATTCAAAGCGTGACAAGCTTGATGATGATTTCCCTATGGAGCTGCAAGATGTGACCTTGGCACTCAACCGCCTGATTGAAATCAGCAACGCCCAGAAAGGCCGATACCGCCATGCTATGGATGACTTGGCGCATAGCCTGAAAACACGCTTGGCTGCAACCAACGCGCTGCTGGATGACAAGGACATTCCCCGCTTCGAATTGAACCAGCGGGTGATGGAGCAGATCAGCCAAATGGACGAACTTGTCCAATACCAACTAAAGCGTGCCATGATGGGTCAGCAGGGGCTGCAGAAAGACAAAACCGAGCTAAAGCCACTGACGGACAGCTTCAGCCGCTTGCTAAGTAAAGTGTATACAGAGAAAAACGTCTCACTGCGTTGCTTCTTCAACGACAAACTGACGCTGCCGGTCAACCGAAGTGACTTAATGGAGCTACTCGGTAACCTGCTGGAAAACGCCTACCGGTTCTGTATTACCGAGGTTCGGGTCACTGTAAAGGAAAAACCTGACCGGTTTATCATCGTTATTGAGGATGATGGCCCAGGCGTGCCGGAAGAGATGCGTGAAGCGATATTCCAACGCGGCGTCCGAGCAGATCAGCTCAACCCTGGACAAGGGATTGGCCTGTCGGTTTGCCACGAGATAGTGATGAGTTACAAGGGCACAATTCATGTTGAGTCGGCATCGATTGAAGGCGCGGCCTTTGTGATTGAATTGCCGAAGCATTAA
- a CDS encoding putative transcriptional regulatory protein PhoP (COG0745), whose translation MRILIVEDDPILSHHLKSQLSEMGHQVQCAGTAEEGLFFAQDYPNDVAIVDIGLPDRDGISLIKDMREKGLRLPILILTARSNWQDKVTGLEAGADDYLVKPFQKEEMVARLSALVRRSAGFVKPEMTAGDIRVDLLAKQVFIQDNLLELTAFEYDLLEYLMRHSRQVVSKQRLLDVLYEDQEGDPNTIEVMISRLRKKFTNNGQENPISTIRGQGYIFELQAQ comes from the coding sequence ATGCGTATCCTTATTGTTGAAGACGATCCGATCCTCAGTCACCACCTAAAATCCCAGCTAAGTGAAATGGGCCACCAGGTTCAGTGCGCGGGCACAGCAGAAGAGGGCCTATTCTTTGCTCAGGATTACCCTAACGATGTGGCAATCGTTGATATCGGCCTGCCTGATCGTGATGGCATCAGCCTGATCAAAGATATGCGCGAAAAAGGACTGCGCTTGCCTATCCTGATTTTGACAGCCCGTTCCAACTGGCAAGACAAGGTCACCGGGCTTGAGGCGGGCGCCGATGACTATCTGGTCAAGCCGTTCCAAAAAGAAGAAATGGTGGCACGACTCAGTGCGTTGGTCCGCCGCAGTGCTGGCTTTGTCAAACCCGAGATGACGGCCGGAGACATCCGTGTCGATCTGCTGGCCAAGCAAGTGTTTATTCAGGATAACCTGCTCGAGCTTACCGCGTTTGAGTACGACTTACTGGAATACCTGATGCGCCACAGCCGTCAGGTCGTCTCTAAACAGCGCCTGCTGGATGTGCTGTACGAAGATCAGGAAGGCGATCCGAACACAATCGAAGTGATGATCAGCCGGCTGCGCAAGAAGTTCACCAATAATGGCCAGGAAAACCCAATCTCCACCATCCGCGGTCAAGGCTATATTTTCGAACTTCAAGCCCAGTAA
- a CDS encoding hypothetical protein (COG2985): MNIDVAALLHQNDILLLFVVLAVGLSAGKIRIANMQLGNSIGVLITALLFGNAGFTFDADALNIGFMLFIFCVGIEAGPNFFGIFFRDGKHYLLLALVVILSAIFITVTMSNYLGLGLGLSTGLMAGSLTATPVLVGAKDALASGLSNITDPDSIQQIIDSISVGYAMSYLIGLVSVIVLAKLMPKLQKHNLAESSQQIARERGIGESAQRKVYLPIIRAYRVGPELINWIDGRNLRELGIYRQTGCYIERIRRNGILANPDGDAILQEGDEIALVGYPDSHARLDPSFRNGKEVFDRDLLDLRIVEEEIVVKNDSIAGKRLSELNLSEYGCFLNRVVRAQIEMPMDHNILLSKGDILQVSGEKSRVLGLAERIGFISVHSQIADLLAFCCFFIIGLLVGTITMTFGQIAFGLGSAAGLLVAGITLGFLRANHPTFGYVPQGALNMTKDLGLMVFMVGIGLSAGSNLFDSLSQVGLAVFSASLMVSVIPVVLAYLFGAYVLKMNRALLFGAIIGARTCAPAMDMINEHARSTIPALGYAGTYAIANVLLTIAGTLYVILS; encoded by the coding sequence GTGAATATCGATGTCGCCGCCCTCCTACATCAGAATGATATTCTGTTGCTCTTTGTTGTACTTGCTGTAGGCCTTTCGGCCGGTAAAATTCGCATTGCCAACATGCAACTGGGAAACTCCATCGGAGTTCTCATTACTGCCCTCCTGTTTGGCAATGCCGGCTTTACCTTTGACGCCGACGCGCTGAACATCGGCTTTATGCTGTTTATCTTCTGTGTCGGGATTGAGGCCGGGCCTAACTTCTTCGGGATCTTTTTCCGCGATGGTAAACACTATTTGCTGTTGGCACTGGTCGTGATCCTGTCGGCGATTTTCATCACGGTCACCATGAGTAACTACCTCGGCCTCGGGCTTGGGTTGAGCACCGGACTCATGGCTGGCTCACTAACGGCGACACCGGTACTGGTTGGGGCAAAAGATGCCTTGGCCAGTGGCTTGTCCAACATTACCGATCCAGACAGCATCCAGCAAATTATCGACAGTATCAGTGTCGGCTATGCCATGTCTTATCTCATTGGCCTCGTCAGTGTTATCGTGCTGGCCAAGCTGATGCCCAAATTGCAAAAACATAATCTTGCCGAATCATCGCAGCAAATCGCCCGTGAACGAGGCATCGGTGAGAGTGCCCAGCGAAAGGTATACCTGCCAATCATCCGTGCCTACCGGGTTGGTCCAGAACTGATCAACTGGATTGATGGCCGCAACCTGCGTGAACTGGGTATTTACCGCCAAACCGGCTGCTACATTGAGCGCATTCGCCGAAACGGCATTCTGGCCAACCCCGACGGTGACGCCATTTTGCAGGAAGGGGATGAGATCGCTTTGGTAGGCTACCCTGACAGCCATGCCCGGCTTGATCCCAGCTTCCGCAATGGTAAAGAAGTCTTCGACCGCGATCTGCTGGACTTGCGTATTGTTGAAGAAGAGATTGTGGTCAAGAACGACAGCATTGCCGGCAAACGTCTATCCGAGCTGAACCTGTCAGAATACGGCTGTTTCCTCAACCGGGTCGTCCGCGCCCAGATCGAAATGCCGATGGATCACAACATCCTGCTGAGCAAGGGGGACATCCTTCAGGTCAGTGGTGAGAAAAGCCGCGTTCTGGGACTGGCCGAGCGCATTGGTTTCATCTCGGTCCACAGCCAAATTGCCGACCTGCTGGCGTTCTGCTGCTTCTTCATCATTGGCTTGCTGGTCGGTACCATCACCATGACCTTCGGCCAGATTGCTTTTGGTCTGGGTAGCGCGGCCGGTTTGTTGGTGGCAGGCATTACGCTGGGTTTCCTGCGGGCCAACCACCCGACCTTCGGCTACGTGCCGCAAGGAGCGCTGAACATGACTAAGGATCTCGGGCTGATGGTCTTTATGGTCGGTATCGGCTTGAGTGCTGGTTCCAACCTGTTTGATTCGCTGTCACAAGTTGGCCTGGCCGTGTTCTCGGCAAGTTTAATGGTAAGCGTGATCCCTGTAGTGCTGGCCTACCTGTTCGGAGCCTACGTCCTGAAAATGAACCGTGCCCTGCTGTTCGGGGCCATCATCGGCGCCCGTACTTGCGCGCCGGCGATGGATATGATCAACGAACACGCCCGCAGTACGATCCCAGCCCTGGGTTACGCCGGTACCTATGCCATTGCCAACGTGCTGCTGACAATTGCCGGCACCCTGTATGTGATCCTCAGCTAA
- a CDS encoding glutaredoxin 1 (COG0695), producing MFVVIFGRPGCPFCVRAKDLADKLKEEREDFNYRYVDIHAEGISKADLEKTVGKPVETVPQIFIDQEHIGGCTDFEAYAKENLGLFQ from the coding sequence ATGTTCGTTGTTATTTTTGGCCGCCCGGGCTGCCCGTTCTGTGTCCGTGCAAAAGATCTTGCCGACAAACTAAAAGAAGAGCGCGAAGATTTTAACTACCGTTATGTCGATATCCACGCAGAAGGCATCAGCAAAGCTGACCTAGAAAAGACAGTGGGTAAACCAGTCGAAACTGTACCTCAGATCTTTATCGACCAAGAACATATCGGCGGCTGCACAGACTTCGAAGCATACGCCAAAGAAAACCTAGGCCTGTTCCAGTAA
- a CDS encoding putative iron-containing alcohol dehydrogenase (COG1454) produces the protein MFQFMTATRIIFGEGALSNSLSTLNQFGYSVLLVTGRDSSRAQPLISYFKQQGMRYQQVAIHDEPLIAMVEEMAAMGRKFRPDMVLAIGGGSVLDAGKALSALIPNQGSVYDYVEVVGRNVPLQAKPIPFIAVPTTAGTGSEVSKSAVLRSAQENVKVGLRSPDMLPDLAIVDPTLTYGMDPVMSGCCGMDAFTHLMESYVCGEPNPLTDMVCEEGLRRLSGAILAACEDDDPRARSDMAFAAMLGGMALANAKLGAAHGLASSLGGRLQAPHGLITAQLAPYVMQENVLAAREAGRADVLNRYRQLACILTGRMNAEIIDGIAWTKRTLKRLSLPPLTDYGFCNVMFDEVAEDALLSNSIKGNPLPLNKDRLLSILEQICQGQVASSTSEDGLYSEEN, from the coding sequence ATGTTTCAGTTTATGACGGCCACTCGGATAATCTTCGGGGAAGGCGCACTGAGTAATTCATTGTCGACATTAAACCAGTTCGGCTACAGCGTGCTACTGGTGACAGGCCGGGACAGTTCCCGAGCCCAGCCATTGATCAGTTACTTCAAGCAGCAGGGAATGCGCTATCAGCAAGTGGCCATTCACGACGAGCCGCTCATTGCGATGGTGGAGGAGATGGCGGCAATGGGGCGGAAATTCCGCCCTGACATGGTACTGGCCATCGGTGGCGGCAGTGTGCTCGATGCGGGTAAGGCGCTGTCTGCTCTGATCCCTAATCAGGGCAGTGTATACGACTATGTCGAGGTCGTAGGGCGCAATGTGCCGTTGCAAGCCAAACCGATCCCTTTTATCGCCGTTCCTACTACAGCAGGGACTGGCTCGGAGGTTAGCAAGAGTGCAGTACTGCGCTCGGCACAGGAAAATGTCAAAGTCGGGCTGCGAAGCCCCGATATGCTGCCGGACCTGGCCATTGTCGACCCGACCCTTACCTACGGTATGGATCCCGTCATGTCTGGCTGCTGCGGTATGGACGCCTTTACCCATCTTATGGAGTCGTATGTCTGTGGCGAACCCAACCCGTTGACCGACATGGTCTGTGAAGAAGGACTGAGGCGCTTGTCCGGGGCCATTCTTGCCGCGTGCGAGGACGATGACCCACGGGCCCGTTCTGATATGGCCTTTGCCGCCATGCTGGGGGGGATGGCGCTGGCCAATGCCAAGCTTGGTGCCGCTCATGGCCTCGCCTCCTCCCTAGGTGGTAGGCTTCAAGCTCCACACGGGCTCATCACTGCCCAGTTAGCCCCTTATGTGATGCAGGAAAATGTCTTGGCCGCGCGGGAGGCGGGGAGGGCCGATGTACTCAACCGTTATCGTCAGCTAGCGTGCATTTTGACTGGCCGGATGAATGCCGAGATTATTGATGGTATCGCTTGGACCAAGCGGACATTAAAGCGACTGAGCCTGCCGCCGCTTACAGACTATGGGTTCTGCAATGTGATGTTTGATGAAGTGGCGGAAGATGCCTTGCTATCGAACTCGATCAAGGGAAACCCGCTGCCGCTGAATAAGGATCGGCTGCTGAGCATCCTCGAGCAAATATGCCAAGGTCAGGTTGCCAGTTCTACCTCAGAAGATGGTTTGTACAGCGAGGAAAATTAG
- a CDS encoding nitroreductase A (COG0778) gives MNQTIDTILHHRSIRKFTAEPISENLRTTILDCAIAASSSSFIQCVSIIRVTDCEKRLLLAEYAGGQEYVASAAEFFVFCADYNRHQQIYPDAKLGFTEQTLIGAVDAALMAQNALLAAESLGLGGVYIGGLRNNPDKVAALLSLPLHVLPLFGLCLGYPAQSPEAKPRLPRSAVVHENNYTPLDMDTLARYDQHVRQYYLNRTGGNKDMSWSEQISGTLNKEARPFMKKFIEGQGFSLK, from the coding sequence ATGAACCAGACGATTGATACCATTTTGCACCATCGCTCAATTCGTAAGTTTACCGCTGAGCCGATAAGTGAAAATTTGCGCACTACTATTCTGGACTGTGCTATTGCGGCGTCATCGTCAAGTTTTATCCAGTGTGTCAGTATTATTCGGGTTACCGATTGCGAGAAGCGGTTGCTATTGGCCGAGTATGCCGGCGGGCAGGAGTACGTTGCCAGTGCCGCGGAGTTTTTTGTATTTTGTGCTGATTACAATCGCCATCAACAAATTTATCCTGACGCAAAGCTGGGATTTACTGAGCAGACCTTGATCGGTGCTGTTGACGCAGCGTTAATGGCACAAAATGCCTTGCTGGCGGCTGAGTCCCTGGGGCTGGGTGGGGTATATATCGGTGGCCTGAGGAACAACCCCGACAAAGTCGCGGCCTTGCTGTCATTGCCTTTGCATGTGCTGCCGTTATTTGGTCTCTGTCTTGGCTATCCAGCACAGTCGCCCGAGGCAAAGCCCCGTCTTCCGCGTTCTGCGGTGGTTCATGAAAACAACTATACCCCACTAGATATGGATACGCTGGCTCGCTATGACCAGCATGTACGGCAATACTACTTGAACCGTACCGGGGGAAATAAAGATATGTCCTGGAGTGAGCAAATTTCTGGCACCTTGAATAAAGAAGCGCGTCCATTTATGAAAAAATTTATCGAAGGGCAAGGTTTCAGCTTGAAATAA
- a CDS encoding hypothetical protein (COG1584) has product MSTKLANPAPLGLMGFGMTTILLNIHNAGFFPIDSMILAMGIFYGGLSQVIVGMMCFKRGDTFGTTAFTSYGLFWLTLVGLIVMPYMGLPASPASFMGWYLLLWGIFTGFMFIGSLCYPRAKQFVFGSLTVLFFLLAARDFTGSALIGTIAGFEGIICGASAIYFAMAQVLNNEYGRTILPVGELKKAKAFKAAA; this is encoded by the coding sequence ATGTCTACGAAACTAGCTAACCCAGCACCACTAGGTCTTATGGGCTTTGGTATGACTACCATCCTTCTGAACATCCACAATGCGGGCTTCTTCCCAATTGATTCGATGATCCTAGCTATGGGTATTTTTTACGGTGGCTTGAGCCAGGTTATCGTAGGCATGATGTGCTTCAAGCGTGGTGACACGTTTGGTACGACTGCATTTACTTCTTACGGTCTGTTCTGGCTGACGCTTGTTGGTCTAATCGTAATGCCTTACATGGGTCTGCCTGCAAGCCCTGCAAGCTTCATGGGTTGGTACCTACTACTATGGGGTATCTTCACCGGCTTCATGTTCATTGGTTCGCTATGCTACCCTCGCGCCAAGCAGTTCGTATTCGGCTCTCTAACTGTACTGTTCTTCCTATTGGCAGCGCGTGACTTCACTGGCAGCGCACTAATCGGCACTATCGCTGGATTCGAAGGCATCATCTGTGGTGCAAGTGCTATCTACTTTGCAATGGCACAAGTACTTAACAACGAGTACGGTCGTACCATCCTGCCTGTAGGCGAACTGAAGAAAGCAAAAGCATTTAAAGCGGCTGCTTAA
- a CDS encoding hypothetical protein (COG1397) gives MAQRYAALMGALVADAASMGTHWIYSPERIRTLQSLPHFPFIEPDAHHYEGVEGYYAHDKLTAGELTIYGEWLALYIRLLSEPDVETHRLQQEILDYFGPGGEFIGYVDSPTKALLLSLFSLLPEDWPEDSGCDDDQTPALCAVPALVALKMPSEKLESEIDRIVGVTHQNELALACAKAFASALNEALRSRRMEPVLNVLKVKCPELVQEKIEQVRVLSGDVNDLSHVLSIANSACHLADSLPMAAWILQNSSSYTEAILTNIAVGGDSCGRGIVVGAIAGACYGFGDTRGIPISWITTLQCGEALAEDIEQLLHNAGGAF, from the coding sequence ATGGCACAACGTTATGCAGCCCTGATGGGGGCGCTGGTGGCCGATGCTGCCAGTATGGGGACCCATTGGATCTATTCCCCGGAGCGTATCCGGACCCTCCAATCTCTTCCGCATTTTCCTTTTATCGAACCGGATGCCCATCATTATGAAGGGGTAGAAGGTTACTATGCCCATGACAAGCTCACGGCAGGGGAGCTGACCATTTATGGTGAATGGCTAGCCCTGTATATTCGGCTGCTCAGTGAACCCGATGTCGAGACTCATCGTTTGCAGCAGGAAATCTTGGATTACTTCGGCCCCGGCGGCGAGTTCATCGGCTATGTCGATAGTCCGACCAAAGCCTTGCTGCTGTCTCTGTTTTCCCTGTTACCAGAAGATTGGCCGGAAGACTCTGGCTGTGATGACGACCAGACCCCTGCCTTGTGTGCGGTACCGGCATTGGTGGCGCTGAAAATGCCTTCGGAGAAACTGGAAAGCGAAATTGACCGTATTGTCGGGGTGACTCATCAAAATGAATTGGCATTAGCTTGCGCCAAGGCGTTTGCCAGCGCTCTCAACGAAGCCTTGCGCTCACGTCGCATGGAGCCGGTGCTTAATGTGCTGAAGGTCAAATGCCCTGAGTTGGTACAGGAGAAAATCGAGCAGGTCAGGGTGCTCAGTGGTGATGTTAATGATCTTTCCCATGTGCTGTCGATTGCAAATAGTGCCTGCCACCTTGCCGATAGCCTACCGATGGCGGCATGGATCCTACAGAACAGCTCAAGCTATACCGAGGCGATACTCACCAATATTGCGGTAGGTGGTGACAGCTGCGGCCGGGGAATAGTGGTCGGGGCGATCGCCGGGGCCTGCTATGGTTTTGGTGATACCCGGGGGATCCCTATTTCGTGGATCACCACCTTGCAGTGCGGCGAGGCGCTGGCGGAAGACATTGAGCAGCTGCTGCACAATGCGGGTGGGGCATTCTAA
- a CDS encoding putative L-serine dehydratase 1 (COG1760) produces the protein MISVFDIYKIGVGPSSSHTVGPMKAGKEFIDDLRAMGKLRDVTKITVDVYGSLSLTGKGHHTDIAIIMGLAGNSPEHVDIDSIPGFIARVEETERLPVGMHCHTVDFPREGGMNFHTTNLPLHENGMTIHAFIGEEEAYAKTYYSIGGGFIVDEENFGKSSESSVKVPYMFTTAEELVNQCKENGLSVSSLVMSNERAMNAEDEISTYFANIWRTMRECMERGMSEEGILPGPLRVPRRAAALRQQLMTTEKLSNDPMTVVDWVNMYAFAVNEENAAGGRVVTAPTNGACGIIPAVLAYYDKFIQPVGPKEYTRYFAASGAIGGLYKRNASISGAEVGCQGEVGVACSMAAAGLAELMGGSPEQVCMAAEIAMEHNLGLTCDPVAGQVQVPCIERNGIAAVKAINASRMALRRSSEPRVSLDKVIETMLETGKDMNAKYRETSQGGLAIKVIC, from the coding sequence ATGATCAGTGTTTTTGATATCTATAAAATCGGTGTGGGTCCTTCCAGTTCGCACACTGTCGGCCCAATGAAAGCAGGTAAAGAGTTCATCGATGACCTGCGTGCCATGGGCAAGCTTCGTGACGTGACTAAAATTACCGTGGATGTTTACGGTTCGCTTTCTCTAACCGGTAAAGGTCACCACACTGATATCGCAATTATTATGGGCCTGGCTGGTAACAGCCCTGAGCATGTTGACATCGACAGCATCCCTGGCTTTATCGCCCGCGTTGAAGAAACAGAGCGCCTACCAGTTGGCATGCACTGCCACACTGTCGATTTCCCTCGTGAAGGCGGTATGAACTTCCATACTACTAACCTTCCTCTTCACGAAAACGGTATGACTATTCACGCTTTCATCGGCGAGGAAGAAGCATACGCCAAGACTTACTACTCTATCGGTGGTGGTTTCATCGTTGACGAAGAGAACTTCGGCAAATCAAGCGAATCATCGGTAAAAGTGCCTTACATGTTTACTACCGCAGAAGAGCTAGTAAACCAGTGTAAGGAAAACGGCCTGTCAGTAAGCTCACTGGTTATGTCTAACGAACGCGCAATGAACGCGGAAGACGAAATCAGCACTTACTTTGCCAACATCTGGCGTACCATGCGCGAATGTATGGAGCGTGGCATGAGCGAAGAAGGTATCCTTCCGGGTCCTCTACGCGTTCCTCGCCGTGCAGCGGCTCTGCGCCAGCAGCTAATGACAACCGAAAAGCTGAGCAACGACCCAATGACCGTTGTTGACTGGGTTAACATGTACGCTTTCGCGGTGAACGAAGAGAACGCAGCCGGTGGCCGTGTGGTTACCGCACCAACTAACGGTGCTTGCGGTATCATTCCTGCGGTTCTGGCTTACTACGACAAGTTCATCCAGCCAGTTGGCCCGAAAGAGTACACCCGTTACTTCGCCGCTTCTGGCGCTATCGGCGGCCTTTACAAGCGTAACGCGTCTATCTCTGGTGCGGAAGTTGGCTGTCAGGGTGAAGTTGGTGTGGCATGTTCAATGGCAGCGGCTGGCCTTGCTGAGCTTATGGGCGGTAGCCCTGAGCAAGTATGTATGGCTGCTGAAATCGCGATGGAACACAACCTGGGCCTAACCTGTGACCCTGTTGCTGGCCAGGTACAGGTTCCTTGCATCGAACGTAACGGTATCGCAGCGGTTAAAGCTATCAATGCTTCACGTATGGCACTTCGCCGCTCTTCTGAGCCTCGCGTATCACTGGACAAAGTTATCGAGACGATGCTTGAAACCGGTAAAGACATGAACGCAAAATACCGTGAAACCTCACAGGGTGGCCTGGCAATCAAAGTAATTTGCTAA